CTCTGGTGCCTAAAGCGGAACTCGACGGAGACATGGGCGATTCCCATATGGGGCTTCAAGCTCGCCTGATGTCTCAGGCAATGCGCAAACTCGCAGGCGTTGTCAGTAAATCCAACACGGCCTTGATCTTCATCAACCAGATCCGCATGAAAATCGGCGTCATGTTCGGCAACCCCGAAACCACGACCGGCGGCAACGCGCTGAAGTTTTATTCTTCCGTACGCATGGACATCCGCCGAATCGCCGCGATCAAGGACGGCGAGGAAGTCGTCGGCAACCGTACCCGCGTCCGCGTCGTCAAAAACAAAGTTGCGCCGCCCTTTCGCGATTGCGAATTTGACATCATTTACGGCGAAGGCATTTCCAAGATGGGCGATCTGCTCGATCTCGGCGTCACGCACAACATCATCAATAAAAGCGGCACCTGGTTTTCCTACAATGAAAACCGCATCGGTCAGGGCCGGGCGAACGCGAAAAAATTCCTTGCGGACAACCCCGATATGGCTCAGGACATCGAAACCCAGTTGCGTCAAAAACTGGGCTTGATCAAGTCAGAAGACGACGCCGCGCCCGCGCCGGAGGAAGCAGAGCCGGAAAAAACCAAAAAGGGTAAATAACCCGCCCCGCAAAGCGCCGTTCCATGAACCCTGCGGAGGAAAATAAACAGGCCCGATCAGCCGCCATCAAACATCTGGTCTACAGAAGCCGAAGCGAATCGGAGATTGAAACGCATCTGAGCAAGAAAGAATTTTCAGACGCCGCCATCGCTTCGGCCCTGCAGGACCTGCGCGAGCTGGGCTATCTCAACGACGCCGATCTCGCTTTCAATTGGGGGCGGTCCAAAATTGAAAATCGTTTGTGGGGGCCCATGCGCTTGAAACAAGGCATGCTCGGACGCGGACTTCCAAAAGACGTGATTCGCAACGCCATCGCTCTGCTATACAATGAATTCAACGAGAGCGAACTGGCGCATCAAGCGGCGCTCAAAAAATTGAAAAGCATGGATCGCCTCGACCGTGAAACGCAACGGCGGCGTTTGGCCCCCTACCTGCAACGTAAGGGGTTTTCCGGCGACGTCGTTTACGAAACCGTACAAACCCTGCTCCCCTTCAGGCGGGAATGATAAACCCCCTTGAACAATTTCTACTGCTTCCCCAGTTCCTTCAGGCCTCCGGAGTGTTCCTGTTCGGCCTGATGCTGGGCAGTTTTTCTAACGTGTGCATCCACCGCATCCCGCGCGGCGAATCGGTGGTCTCCCCCGGCTCGCACTGCGTCTCCTGCAACGCCGCAGTGCGTTCCTTCGACAACATTCCCCTCCTCAGCTATTTGATTCTGAAAGGGCAATGCAGAAACTGCGGCGTCCGGTTTTCCTGGGTCTACCCCTTCATTGAATTCATCACGGCGCTGCTGATCGTCGCTTCCTTTTATCGCTTCGGCTGGTCCTGGGAGTTTGCAATCTTCACCGTCGTCGGCCCGGCCCTGGTGGTCATCACCGTCATCGACCTGCAACACAAAATCATCCCCAACCTCATCACCCTGCCGGGAATTCCGCTGTGCCTGATCGCCGGTATCTATCTGGAAGGGACGTCAAGCGCCTTGTGGGGACTGGTCGCCGGAAGCGGCCTGTTCCTCCTGATCGGAGAAATCTACTATCGGATGCGCGGAGAGATTGGCATGGGCATGGGCGACGTGAAATACATCGCCGCCGCAGGGGCCTTGCTCGGCTGGCAGAAAATTTTCCTCGTGATCTTCATTGCCGCATTGATCGGATCGATCGTCGGCGTTCTGGGCATGGTCAATAAAAAATTGACCGGCGCGAGCCAGATTCCTTTCGGGCCTTTTCTGGCCGCAGGCACGCTGGTCGCGTTTTTCTGGGGCGATGCGCTCATCCATCTCTACCTGTCTTCGTTGGCCCCAGGCTACCCCGCTCTCTAGAATCTCCAGCGTCGCTCCCGCGCCCTATGCTATGATACAGCAACGATTTTATTGGAGAATCTGGCATGCCGAACGAAGAAAAAAACGAACGTCTAGAGCAAATTGAACGCCAGTGCTCTGCGATGGCCGAAACGCTGAGCCGCCTGGAAGCCGACCTTACCGAAGCCCGGCGCAATCTCCAAAAAAGAAAATCTGAAAACACCGCTTTGAAAATTCTCTTTTATACAGGGTTGACGGTCCTGCTCATCGGATTCGTTTTTTCCACGCACACCATCCAGCAAACCCAGTTGCACAGCCTCGAATCCAACCTCTCCCAATTGCAAACGCAAATCAACCACGACCTGTTAATCATGCAAAAAAACGTGCAAGAGGAGATGGCCAAACATCATCCCGACGAGGAGGATGTTCAAAGCGAATCGAATCCACCCGATCCAGAACCTTCGCCTTAATTCACAGAAAAGATCGCATCGATTTCCCGCGCCTGATCTTCGCCGAGCTTCCAGCCAATGGCCTGAAGGTTTTCTTCTACATGCGTCTCGTTTTTAAAACCGAGTAAAGCCGTCGCCATCGCCGGTTGTTGCAGGATCCAATTGATGGCGACCTGCGCGCAAGTCTTGCCCGCTTCGGTCGCAATCCTTTTGAGTTTTTCGACCTTGTCGATATTACGATGATA
This window of the Candidatus Nitrohelix vancouverensis genome carries:
- a CDS encoding regulatory protein RecX, translating into MNPAEENKQARSAAIKHLVYRSRSESEIETHLSKKEFSDAAIASALQDLRELGYLNDADLAFNWGRSKIENRLWGPMRLKQGMLGRGLPKDVIRNAIALLYNEFNESELAHQAALKKLKSMDRLDRETQRRRLAPYLQRKGFSGDVVYETVQTLLPFRRE
- the recA gene encoding recombinase RecA — its product is MSSTEREKALELAFNQIEKQFGKGSIMKLGQARALKGIDVISTGSISLDVSLGVGGVPRARIIEIFGPEASGKTSLTLHIIAEAQKTGGVAAFIDAEHALDPKYAKNLGVNLDDLLLSQPDTGEQTLEIAEVLVRSGAVDVIVVDSVAALVPKAELDGDMGDSHMGLQARLMSQAMRKLAGVVSKSNTALIFINQIRMKIGVMFGNPETTTGGNALKFYSSVRMDIRRIAAIKDGEEVVGNRTRVRVVKNKVAPPFRDCEFDIIYGEGISKMGDLLDLGVTHNIINKSGTWFSYNENRIGQGRANAKKFLADNPDMAQDIETQLRQKLGLIKSEDDAAPAPEEAEPEKTKKGK
- a CDS encoding prepilin peptidase encodes the protein MINPLEQFLLLPQFLQASGVFLFGLMLGSFSNVCIHRIPRGESVVSPGSHCVSCNAAVRSFDNIPLLSYLILKGQCRNCGVRFSWVYPFIEFITALLIVASFYRFGWSWEFAIFTVVGPALVVITVIDLQHKIIPNLITLPGIPLCLIAGIYLEGTSSALWGLVAGSGLFLLIGEIYYRMRGEIGMGMGDVKYIAAAGALLGWQKIFLVIFIAALIGSIVGVLGMVNKKLTGASQIPFGPFLAAGTLVAFFWGDALIHLYLSSLAPGYPAL